A portion of the Pseudarthrobacter sp. L1SW genome contains these proteins:
- a CDS encoding glycoside hydrolase family 15 protein: MARIEDYAVVGDLQTGALVSKDGSIDWLCLPRFDSPACFNSLLDTPEAGRWLLAPQSGGPCTRRGYREGTLVLETEWETPEGTVRVIDFMPPRDSVADIVRIVEGVSGSVPMHCELVLRFDYGHIIPWVRRDELGLHAIAGPDAVYFVTPAPLQSENMHTVSDFTVSAGERVPFVLTWAPSHVARPHTVDAEEVLGTTTAFWRGWASQCTVKGKYQDAVLRSLVTLKALTYAPTGGIVAAVTTSLPEQLGGPRNWDYRYCWLRDATMTLQALLAAGYTAEAAAWRDWLLRAVAGDPADLQIMYGIHGERRLPEMELPWLKGYENSSPVRIGNGAAEQLQLDVWGEVLDCLALTRNSLLTHPDEAWDVQLALMEHLETIWDQPDNGLWEMRGPRRHFTHSKVMAWVAADRMVKGVRESGLPGPAERWERLRDTIHQDVMANGFDASRNTFVQSYGRSGLDASLLLIPRVGFLPPDDPRVIGTIEAIQRDLTQDGFVLRYRPEESDDGLPGDEGVFLACSFWLVEALLGAGRHEESRELFERLLDLRNDVGLLSEEWAVKAGRQLGNTPQAFSHFALVTSALELHQDTVRRSDTPIPPESAEPR; the protein is encoded by the coding sequence ATGGCGCGCATTGAAGATTACGCGGTGGTGGGCGACCTTCAAACAGGGGCCCTGGTCAGCAAGGACGGCTCCATCGACTGGCTGTGCCTTCCCCGGTTCGATTCGCCGGCCTGCTTCAACTCCCTGCTGGACACGCCCGAGGCCGGCCGCTGGCTGTTGGCGCCCCAAAGCGGCGGGCCATGCACCCGGAGGGGCTACCGTGAAGGCACGCTGGTGCTGGAAACGGAGTGGGAAACACCCGAGGGGACTGTGCGGGTCATCGACTTCATGCCGCCCCGCGACTCCGTGGCAGACATCGTCCGCATCGTTGAGGGCGTCAGCGGCAGCGTGCCGATGCACTGTGAGCTGGTCCTCCGCTTTGACTACGGCCACATCATCCCGTGGGTCCGCCGGGATGAGCTGGGGCTACACGCCATCGCCGGCCCGGACGCGGTCTATTTCGTAACGCCGGCGCCCCTCCAGAGCGAGAACATGCACACCGTCAGCGACTTCACGGTCAGCGCCGGGGAGCGCGTTCCGTTCGTGCTCACCTGGGCGCCAAGCCATGTGGCCCGGCCGCACACCGTGGACGCCGAGGAAGTCCTGGGGACCACCACCGCGTTCTGGCGCGGCTGGGCTTCCCAGTGCACCGTCAAGGGGAAGTACCAGGACGCGGTTTTGCGCTCCCTGGTGACGCTGAAGGCGCTGACCTACGCCCCCACGGGCGGCATCGTCGCGGCCGTGACCACATCCTTGCCGGAGCAGCTGGGCGGCCCGCGCAACTGGGACTACCGCTACTGCTGGCTCCGGGATGCCACCATGACGCTTCAGGCGCTCCTGGCCGCCGGCTATACGGCGGAGGCTGCCGCCTGGCGGGACTGGCTGCTCCGGGCGGTGGCCGGCGACCCCGCGGACCTGCAGATCATGTACGGCATCCACGGCGAGCGCCGCCTGCCGGAGATGGAGCTGCCCTGGCTGAAGGGCTACGAAAATTCGTCCCCGGTCCGCATCGGCAACGGAGCGGCGGAGCAGCTGCAGCTTGACGTCTGGGGCGAAGTGCTGGACTGCCTCGCGCTGACCCGGAATTCGCTGCTGACGCATCCGGACGAGGCCTGGGATGTCCAGCTTGCCCTCATGGAGCACCTGGAGACCATCTGGGACCAGCCGGACAACGGCCTCTGGGAAATGCGGGGCCCGCGCCGCCACTTCACCCACTCGAAGGTTATGGCCTGGGTGGCTGCGGACCGGATGGTGAAAGGCGTCCGGGAATCCGGCCTGCCGGGGCCGGCCGAGCGTTGGGAAAGGCTGCGGGACACCATCCACCAGGACGTCATGGCCAACGGGTTCGACGCTTCCCGCAACACGTTTGTGCAGTCCTACGGCCGGTCCGGGCTGGACGCCAGCCTCCTCCTGATCCCGCGCGTGGGGTTCCTGCCGCCCGATGACCCGCGGGTGATCGGAACCATCGAGGCGATCCAGCGCGACCTCACGCAGGACGGGTTCGTCCTGCGGTACCGCCCGGAGGAGAGCGACGACGGCCTGCCGGGTGACGAGGGCGTCTTCCTTGCGTGCTCCTTCTGGCTGGTGGAGGCGCTGCTGGGCGCGGGCCGGCACGAGGAATCGCGGGAACTTTTCGAGCGGCTGCTGGACCTGCGGAACGACGTCGGCCTGCTGAGCGAGGAATGGGCCGTGAAGGCCGGGCGGCAGCTGGGCAATACGCCGCAGGCATTCAGCCACTTCGCGCTTGTGACTAGCGCCTTGGAGCTTCATCAGGATACCGTTCGCCGGAGTGACACCCCCATTCCGCCGGAGTCAGCGGAACCGCGCTGA
- a CDS encoding DUF72 domain-containing protein, which produces MAIHIGTSGWSYDHWENVLYPPKLPVRDRLAHYVSRFSTVELNASFYRWPRDTTFAGWNRRLPHGFTMSVKAPRGLTHARKLHQPEVWLERIERCWHELGDKRAVLLVQLPPGMERDDARLDYFLASVPEWIRVSVEFRHPSWDCPEVYALLERHRAAYCIMSGANLPCILRTTAPFTYVRLHGPDHQHLYAGSYSDADLHWWADRIREWASSGLDVYAYFNNDGGGNAVRNAETLRWILGEG; this is translated from the coding sequence ATGGCAATCCACATCGGCACCTCCGGCTGGAGCTACGACCACTGGGAAAACGTCCTCTATCCGCCTAAATTGCCCGTCAGGGACAGGCTGGCCCACTACGTCTCCCGCTTCAGCACGGTCGAACTCAACGCCAGCTTCTACCGCTGGCCCCGTGACACCACGTTTGCGGGCTGGAACCGGCGCCTGCCGCACGGCTTTACCATGTCCGTCAAGGCTCCCCGCGGGCTGACCCACGCCCGGAAGCTGCACCAGCCGGAGGTGTGGCTGGAGCGGATCGAGCGGTGCTGGCATGAGCTCGGTGACAAACGGGCGGTCCTCCTGGTGCAGCTGCCGCCCGGGATGGAACGCGATGACGCCCGGCTGGACTACTTCCTGGCCTCGGTACCGGAGTGGATCCGGGTGTCCGTGGAGTTCCGGCACCCGAGCTGGGACTGCCCAGAGGTGTACGCCCTGCTGGAACGGCACCGGGCCGCCTACTGCATCATGAGTGGAGCCAACCTCCCCTGCATCCTGCGGACCACCGCCCCGTTCACGTATGTGCGCCTGCACGGCCCCGACCACCAGCACCTCTATGCAGGCTCCTATTCTGACGCTGACCTGCACTGGTGGGCGGACCGCATCCGGGAGTGGGCCAGCAGCGGCCTGGACGTGTATGCGTATTTCAATAACGACGGCGGCGGCAACGCAGTGCGCAACGCGGAGACCCTGCGCTGGATCCTTGGGGAAGGGTGA